The sequence ACATTCTACTATATACAAAGGTCTATATTTCACCATACAAACTGTGCAAATTCTACAATCAAATCCTTCCTATGAATTTTCATCTTTTTAACTACAAATTGTAGCCTTGTATCTTACCCCCATGCTCAAACTTCTGCTCGATACAAGAACAGCTACAAGTAATCACAATCATCCACTTGGACTACAGAAGAAAGGGCTGACACCCATTTCTGCAATCCAACTTGAGCATTCTTCTTAGTCATTACTTCAAGTTTTCCAACAGCTTGCCTCGAAACCCCGGATCTCACCAGAACAATGCCAAGAGATTCAAATGTAGAATCATCAGGTTGAACAGAAGCTTTCATCATTTCTGTGAAGGTTGCTAGCACCTCCTTATATCTACCACAAACAGCATACAATCCTAGAACATGATTATAGCTCAATAATTCGGTTAAAATTCCTAGTTCTTTCATTTGCTTTGCAATAACAAAGGCTTCATCAAACCTTCCAAGTTTCTTGTACAAGCACAGCATCATTGCAAATGTGAACTCATTTGCAGCCCCTTTTCTCTTCAATCTCTCGAAGATTTCTTCTGCTGGTTCAACCATAGATTGTGAGGTATAAAGGTCAATCATACAATTTGAAGAATAGGTAGCAGGACCCTCCTCTTCTGATGACAGAAGTTCATATGTATCCTGTGCTTCTTTCAAAAAGCCAACTTTTGTATAGAGCTTGATCAAGGAATTGTATATAACTGTGTTCAGAGGTAAACCAGATTTTTTCATTTCATCAACATAACCAAGAGCTTCTTTTACACAGCCAGCATCAGCAAAAGCATTCATCAATATTCCAAAGACTAAGACATCAGGCTTCACACCATATCTAACCATCTCCTTATATAGTTCCTCTGCCATTTTCAGTTTACCTAATTTTATAAAGCTTGATATCACAGCACAATACAGGGGGCAATCACTTACCAATCCAGAATTTTGCATCTTCATCAGATAGGAGTTTGCTTCATGCGGCATACCAGCACCAGCCAAAATTTGAATGAGTGAACTGTAAGTACATTTGTCTGGAACAACATCATGATTCTCCATACTATCAAACAAAAGACATGCCTTCTGATAACATTTTCCTACACCATAAGCCTTAATCATCACATTGAAGTCACGGACGGTTAGTTTCTTCGCTTCCTGGCAAGAATAAAAAACATTTTCAGCCTCGGAAACAAGGCCATGCTCTCCATATGCATCGATGTTGGCAGAATAACACTCAGAACTCATTCTGCCAGTAAGATGGAACCTTTTGAACCATAACCATGATTTCTCAAGGTTCTCAGATTCTATAAACATCCTAGTCAAAGCTGACTGGGTAAATTCATCAATCTCAAGGCCCCTATGATCCATCTCTGATACAAGGTCTTCAGCTTCAGATACCATATGCCTTATAGAGTATGCATACAATAGTGTACGATAAGTCACAGGGTCTGGCTCTAGGTAGGCCTCCTTCATCTTCTTGAAGTACTTCGTTGCCATGTTTATATCATCTCTCTTCACATGGGAGGAGATTAGAATGTTATAGGTTCTTGTGTCTGGTGGACACCTAAGTTCCTCCATCTTCTGAATCAAAGAAGTCACTTCTTCTATCTGGCCATGGTTGCCACAAATGTGAATCATAGTGTTGAAAGTAACAGTGGTCGGAGCTATCCCTTCGGTAAGCATCTCTGCAAAAACTTTAGATGCTTCCTTAAGCTGTCCAGCTTTCCCGTATGTGTCAATCAAAGTGTTGTACGTATGTGAACTCAAACAAACATGAGAATGCAAACCAGTCTCCATTTTAGTGGAACCATTCACAGTTTTACTCTTTTGCCTCAGCTGTTCACTTAATGACCATTTCTTGAAAAAACCCTCAGCCTTTTGAAACTCCCCTGCTTTCTTATACAGTTGAACAACAATTCCCATAGTTACTTCATCAGGTACCATTCCTTGCTTGTTCATTCTCGCCAGCCAAAGAAGTGCCTTTTCTTTAAGCCCGCCTTTGCTATAAACATCGATTAAAGTCCCATAAGTTGAATTTATTGGTGCAATTCCTTTGGCTTTCATTTCATCCCAAAGACCCTCAATATAGCTCCACTTCCTAGCTTTCCCAAGTTTTCTGAGCATAATATTGTAGTGAATTACATTCAATTCATAACAACCCTTACTCTTGAACCAATCAAAGATTTCCAAAGCCCTTTCCCAGCTCACCTGCTCTTTCAAAATTATGCTCCTTTCTTTATTGTTAAGATTCCCCTCCCAAGGCTGTAAAGCCTTATCCAAATCCTTAACTTCAACTAAAGCTTGCAGGATTGCCGGAATACAACCCCCATAAGACCCCCATTTCGTCGAACACTTGGTATGCACTTTCTTTACTACCACATCTTGT is a genomic window of Cannabis sativa cultivar Pink pepper isolate KNU-18-1 chromosome 9, ASM2916894v1, whole genome shotgun sequence containing:
- the LOC115723396 gene encoding pentatricopeptide repeat-containing protein At3g23020, with the translated sequence MFVKLQLDPGCLSLLGSTKIVPNIGISVSPLEKLEAISKDRKQRVIKTPDAEGFKKKFSEFPRPSRDTASSGRREFKKQSLVENPGTERRENCWDSGGVLKENEGNGKFRRSSTRQDVVVKKVHTKCSTKWGSYGGCIPAILQALVEVKDLDKALQPWEGNLNNKERSIILKEQVSWERALEIFDWFKSKGCYELNVIHYNIMLRKLGKARKWSYIEGLWDEMKAKGIAPINSTYGTLIDVYSKGGLKEKALLWLARMNKQGMVPDEVTMGIVVQLYKKAGEFQKAEGFFKKWSLSEQLRQKSKTVNGSTKMETGLHSHVCLSSHTYNTLIDTYGKAGQLKEASKVFAEMLTEGIAPTTVTFNTMIHICGNHGQIEEVTSLIQKMEELRCPPDTRTYNILISSHVKRDDINMATKYFKKMKEAYLEPDPVTYRTLLYAYSIRHMVSEAEDLVSEMDHRGLEIDEFTQSALTRMFIESENLEKSWLWFKRFHLTGRMSSECYSANIDAYGEHGLVSEAENVFYSCQEAKKLTVRDFNVMIKAYGVGKCYQKACLLFDSMENHDVVPDKCTYSSLIQILAGAGMPHEANSYLMKMQNSGLVSDCPLYCAVISSFIKLGKLKMAEELYKEMVRYGVKPDVLVFGILMNAFADAGCVKEALGYVDEMKKSGLPLNTVIYNSLIKLYTKVGFLKEAQDTYELLSSEEEGPATYSSNCMIDLYTSQSMVEPAEEIFERLKRKGAANEFTFAMMLCLYKKLGRFDEAFVIAKQMKELGILTELLSYNHVLGLYAVCGRYKEVLATFTEMMKASVQPDDSTFESLGIVLVRSGVSRQAVGKLEVMTKKNAQVGLQKWVSALSSVVQVDDCDYL